The Terriglobales bacterium nucleotide sequence GTCCGCAATGGGAAGGGGTTTATTGGAATTCACTCGGCGGCTGATACGTTCCACACGCAGCCCGATCCGCCCGATCTTTCCGAACGCTATGAGAATCACGGGATCCATGCCGATGCCTACATACAGATGCTGGGGGGCGAGTTTCTTGGTCATGGCGAGCAACAAAAGGCTAAGCTCATTGTCCCCGACAAAGATTTTCCCGGCATGAAGGACTTTCCCGACAAGTGGGAGCTGACCGAAGAATGGTACTCGATGAAGGAGTTTCCTCCTGATCTTCATGTTCTGCTGGTCCAGGATACGGCTGGGATGAAAGGCTCGTTCTATGAGCGACGGCCTTATCCCTCGACTTGGGCAAAGCAATACTCGCGCGGCAAGGTTTTCTATACGTCCCTCGGGCACCGCGAAGAGACCTGGGCCGATCCGCTCTTTTTGGCGATGCTTGGAGGCGCGTTCCAGTGGGTGCTAGGTGATCCGAGAGTTTTCTTTACCGACATCACGCCCAACCTGAAGGATGTTGCTCCTGGGTACGCTGATTTTCCGCCTAAGCCGGCGAAGATGGGGTAGGGCGGGAGGAATCTCCGCGGTACTGAAGGCCGGTTTCCTCGAGGCATTGCAGGGTGTGGAAACGTCAGCGCGGCAACCGCCGCCCTGATCAAATCTTGAGGGGTCATTCTGAGCGACCGCGACGGGCTCTTCTCGCGGGCACAGCCCGGGGTCGCGCGTAGCGAA carries:
- a CDS encoding ThuA domain-containing protein — translated: MNRRDLLLGGLSLALASALPDDAWSQKPPGKAKQPRKKRVLLFTKSSGYEHSVVKPDAKGTSLVERTFTDLATKGEFELTASKDGSIFTPERISSFDGFVFFTSGDLTQAGTDKNPPMTAEGKQVFLDAVRNGKGFIGIHSAADTFHTQPDPPDLSERYENHGIHADAYIQMLGGEFLGHGEQQKAKLIVPDKDFPGMKDFPDKWELTEEWYSMKEFPPDLHVLLVQDTAGMKGSFYERRPYPSTWAKQYSRGKVFYTSLGHREETWADPLFLAMLGGAFQWVLGDPRVFFTDITPNLKDVAPGYADFPPKPAKMG